A stretch of the Dehalococcoidia bacterium genome encodes the following:
- the selB gene encoding selenocysteine-specific translation elongation factor, with product MLYSPWDAPVAMYTIGTAGHVDHGKSSLIKALTGIDPDRLPEEKAREMTIDLGFAWLRLPSGVEVSIVDVPGHERFVHNMLAGVGGIDLALLVVAADEGVMPQTREHLAILDLLEVSRGVVALTKKDLVDDEWLELAQLEVEEALKGTSLEGAPMVACSSVTGEGLEELLRILDGELARTPPRRDMGRPRLPIDRAFSLPGFGTVVTGTLVDGSLTVGQEVEIVPGGLRSRVRGLQSHGRPLEKAPPGRRTAVNLPGIAVDELERGMVLTTPGWLRPTTAVDVRLRVVPYLKRPLRHNLEVTFHTGAAEVSGRLLLLDADEVPPGGSAWAQVRLARPVACLPGDHFVVRDPNGTLGGGRIVEVHARRHRRHHAPTLERLARLESGTPKERLLVALAAGPASLREVALAAGLPLEQAREELAGLLAEGRVQVLGQGLLSDDAAVASREALEGMLARAREALTAYHRQWPLRRGMPREELRSRLGLPQRTFEAVLAYWAGTGALRDEAGTVALPEHRPTPSPEQRRRAEEFLAALRASPFHPPPTSSVDPELLSYLEGEGQVVRVSSEVVFAAEAYREMVRMVVETIRRQGSVTLAQVRDMLGTSRKYAQALLEHLDAQGVTVRRGDERVLRRPPS from the coding sequence GTGCTATACTCGCCCTGGGACGCTCCCGTCGCTATGTACACCATCGGCACTGCCGGACACGTCGACCACGGCAAGTCCAGCCTCATCAAGGCCCTCACCGGCATCGACCCCGACCGCCTGCCCGAGGAGAAGGCGCGGGAGATGACCATCGACCTGGGGTTCGCCTGGCTGCGGCTCCCCTCCGGCGTCGAGGTGAGCATCGTGGACGTGCCCGGCCACGAGCGCTTCGTGCACAACATGCTGGCCGGAGTCGGCGGCATCGACTTGGCCCTGCTGGTGGTGGCCGCCGACGAAGGGGTGATGCCCCAGACGAGGGAGCACCTGGCGATCCTGGACCTGCTGGAGGTGTCGCGGGGTGTGGTGGCCCTAACCAAGAAGGACCTGGTGGACGACGAGTGGCTGGAGCTGGCCCAGCTGGAGGTGGAGGAGGCCCTCAAGGGCACATCCCTCGAGGGGGCGCCGATGGTGGCCTGCTCCTCGGTCACCGGAGAGGGGCTGGAAGAACTGCTGCGAATTCTAGACGGGGAGCTGGCCCGAACGCCGCCCAGGCGGGATATGGGTCGCCCGCGCCTACCCATCGACCGGGCCTTCAGCCTGCCCGGCTTCGGCACCGTGGTCACCGGCACCCTCGTGGACGGCTCCCTGACGGTGGGGCAGGAGGTGGAGATCGTGCCAGGGGGCCTGCGGTCGCGGGTGAGAGGGCTGCAGAGCCACGGCCGGCCCCTGGAGAAGGCGCCGCCCGGCCGCCGCACCGCTGTCAATCTGCCCGGCATCGCCGTCGACGAGCTGGAGCGGGGCATGGTGCTGACGACGCCAGGCTGGTTGCGGCCTACCACTGCCGTAGACGTGCGCCTCCGCGTCGTCCCCTACCTGAAGAGGCCGCTCCGCCACAACCTGGAGGTGACCTTCCACACGGGCGCCGCTGAGGTGTCGGGCCGCCTGCTGTTGCTGGACGCCGACGAGGTGCCGCCGGGAGGGTCGGCCTGGGCACAGGTGCGGCTGGCCCGGCCCGTGGCCTGCCTGCCCGGAGACCACTTCGTGGTGCGCGACCCCAACGGCACCCTGGGGGGCGGACGCATCGTCGAGGTGCACGCCCGCCGCCACCGCCGCCACCATGCGCCTACCCTGGAGCGTCTGGCGCGGCTGGAATCGGGGACGCCCAAGGAGCGCTTGCTGGTGGCCCTCGCCGCCGGCCCGGCCAGCCTGCGGGAGGTGGCCCTGGCCGCTGGCCTGCCGCTGGAACAAGCCAGGGAAGAGCTGGCGGGCCTGCTGGCGGAAGGGCGTGTCCAGGTCCTGGGCCAGGGCCTCCTGAGCGACGACGCTGCAGTGGCCTCGCGAGAGGCCCTGGAAGGGATGCTGGCACGGGCGCGGGAGGCTCTGACCGCCTACCACCGCCAGTGGCCGCTCCGGCGCGGCATGCCCAGGGAGGAGCTGCGCAGCCGTCTGGGCCTGCCCCAGAGGACTTTCGAGGCTGTCCTCGCCTACTGGGCGGGGACGGGTGCCCTGCGGGACGAGGCCGGCACGGTGGCCCTTCCCGAACATCGTCCCACGCCTTCGCCCGAGCAGCGACGGCGGGCCGAGGAGTTCCTGGCCGCGCTGCGGGCCAGCCCTTTCCATCCGCCCCCGACGTCGAGCGTGGACCCGGAGCTGCTGTCCTATCTGGAAGGGGAGGGACAGGTGGTGCGGGTCTCGTCCGAGGTCGTCTTCGCCGCCGAGGCCTACCGCGAGATGGTGCGAATGGTGGTGGAGACCATCCGTCGCCAGGGCAGCGTCACCCTGGCCCAGGTACGTGACATGCTGGGCACCAGCCGCAAGTACGCCCAAGCGTTGCTGGAGCACCTGGATGCCCAGGGGGTGACAGTGCGCCGCGGCGACGAGCGAGTCCTGCGTCGTCCGCCCTCATGA
- a CDS encoding histone deacetylase: MGRVGYVYDPLYLEHRAPGHPECPERLQAIMAHLEEQGLLTDLIPIPARDASAAHLELAHSWEMVAEIRAKADSGGDWLDPDTYITPSSYAAAVRAVGGCLAALEAILDGDVESAFCLVRPPGHHATPTKAMGFCLFNNVAIAAKVALEEKGLSRVAIVDFDVHHGNGTQDIFYADPRVLYLSTHQYPFYPGTGYWAETGEGDARGTTINVPLPRGCRTHEFLRAYREVCVPALRRYRPELLLVSAGFDAHFADPLAQMLISTRGYYELACLLRDLARELCDGRLLFALEGGYDLTALAWSVRACFDALLDRPFTPDPLGDGPQVPGPDISVVLSAVKRAHNLDGLG; encoded by the coding sequence ATGGGCCGCGTCGGCTACGTCTACGATCCGCTATACCTGGAGCACAGGGCCCCAGGCCATCCCGAGTGCCCCGAGCGGCTCCAGGCCATCATGGCCCACCTGGAGGAGCAAGGGCTGCTCACGGACCTGATCCCCATCCCTGCCCGCGATGCCTCGGCTGCCCATCTGGAGTTGGCCCACTCCTGGGAAATGGTGGCCGAGATCCGCGCCAAGGCCGACAGCGGCGGCGACTGGCTGGACCCCGACACCTACATCACGCCCTCTTCCTATGCCGCCGCCGTCCGGGCCGTCGGCGGCTGCCTCGCCGCCCTGGAGGCCATACTGGACGGCGATGTGGAGTCGGCCTTCTGCCTGGTGCGCCCTCCCGGCCACCACGCCACTCCCACCAAGGCCATGGGCTTCTGCCTCTTCAACAACGTGGCCATCGCCGCCAAGGTGGCCCTGGAGGAGAAGGGGCTGTCGCGGGTGGCTATAGTCGACTTCGATGTGCACCACGGCAACGGCACCCAGGACATCTTCTACGCCGACCCTCGTGTCCTTTATCTCTCCACTCACCAGTACCCCTTCTATCCCGGCACGGGCTACTGGGCCGAGACGGGCGAGGGCGACGCCCGGGGCACCACCATCAACGTGCCCTTGCCCCGAGGCTGCCGCACCCATGAGTTCTTGCGGGCCTATCGTGAGGTGTGCGTTCCGGCTCTGCGCCGCTACCGTCCCGAGCTGCTGTTGGTGTCAGCGGGCTTCGACGCCCATTTCGCCGACCCGCTGGCACAGATGCTCATCTCCACTCGCGGTTACTACGAATTGGCCTGCCTGCTGCGCGACCTGGCGCGGGAGCTGTGCGATGGCCGTCTCCTCTTCGCCCTGGAGGGCGGCTACGACCTGACAGCCCTGGCCTGGTCGGTCCGCGCCTGCTTCGATGCCCTCCTAGACCGCCCCTTCACCCCAGACCCCCTGGGCGACGGCCCCCAGGTGCCCGGGCCCGACATTTCGGTGGTGCTGTCGGCCGTGAAGCGCGCCCACAACCTGGACGGCCTCGGCTGA
- the hemW gene encoding radical SAM family heme chaperone HemW: protein MEGPLSLYVHIPFCELKCSYCDFNSYAGLEELMAPYVEALAVEARLWSRLLGRPPVGTLFLGGGTPSLLPLPMLGRLLEALRDAFPFRPDCETTLEANPGTVDAEYLRGLVALGVDRLSLGVQSFHDDELRALDRLHSASEAEEAYWQARRAGFRSVNLDLIYGLPGQPLERWQATLERAIALGPDHLSLYALTVEEGTKLAHDVARGVAPAPDPDVQADMYEWSSERLAAAGYEHYEISNWARPGHRCRHNLAYWQCRPYLGLGAGAHSCLPWGDGWCRFWDVYSPRRYIQAVEEACRARAPEGTLPEALAALPQVAGKEVVGMEGAISEFLMMGLRLRDGVSLEEFRRRFGCELLDAFAGSLEELSELGLAEVRDGRLHLTRRGLLLANEVFVRLLPS, encoded by the coding sequence ATGGAGGGGCCTCTCTCGCTCTATGTGCATATCCCTTTCTGCGAGCTGAAGTGCTCTTATTGCGACTTCAACTCGTATGCCGGCCTGGAGGAGCTGATGGCCCCCTATGTGGAGGCGCTGGCCGTCGAGGCTCGCCTCTGGTCGCGGCTGCTGGGCCGTCCTCCCGTGGGCACCCTCTTCTTGGGCGGCGGGACGCCCAGCCTGCTCCCTCTGCCCATGCTGGGGCGCCTGCTGGAGGCCCTGAGAGACGCCTTCCCGTTCCGGCCCGACTGCGAGACCACGCTGGAAGCCAACCCGGGCACGGTGGACGCCGAATACCTTCGTGGTCTGGTCGCCCTGGGGGTGGACCGCCTGAGCCTGGGCGTCCAGAGCTTCCACGACGACGAGTTGCGGGCGCTGGACCGTCTGCACTCGGCCAGCGAGGCCGAGGAGGCGTACTGGCAGGCGCGGCGGGCGGGCTTTCGCAGCGTCAACCTGGACCTGATATACGGGCTGCCAGGCCAGCCCCTCGAGCGCTGGCAGGCCACGCTGGAGCGGGCCATCGCCCTCGGGCCCGACCACCTCTCGCTCTACGCCCTGACGGTAGAGGAGGGGACGAAGCTGGCCCACGATGTGGCCCGGGGCGTTGCGCCGGCGCCCGATCCCGATGTTCAGGCCGATATGTACGAATGGTCGTCGGAGCGGCTCGCCGCCGCAGGTTACGAGCACTACGAGATATCCAACTGGGCGCGCCCCGGGCACCGCTGTCGCCACAACCTGGCCTACTGGCAGTGTCGCCCCTATCTGGGGCTGGGCGCAGGCGCTCACTCCTGCCTGCCCTGGGGCGACGGCTGGTGCCGCTTCTGGGACGTCTACTCGCCGCGCCGTTACATCCAGGCAGTGGAGGAGGCCTGCCGCGCGAGGGCGCCGGAGGGCACCCTCCCGGAAGCCCTCGCCGCGCTGCCGCAGGTGGCAGGCAAGGAGGTGGTGGGGATGGAGGGGGCCATCTCCGAGTTCCTGATGATGGGCCTGCGGCTGAGGGACGGCGTGTCGCTGGAAGAGTTCCGCCGCCGCTTCGGGTGCGAGCTGCTCGATGCCTTCGCCGGTTCCCTGGAGGAGCTGAGCGAGCTGGGGCTGGCGGAGGTGAGGGATGGTCGCCTGCACCTCACCCGCCGCGGCCTGCTTCTCGCCAACGAGGTCTTCGTGCGCCTGTTGCCCTCCTAG
- the aspS gene encoding aspartate--tRNA ligase, which translates to MLKTHACGSLGSQHVGQEVVLAGWVHRRRDHGGLIFVDLRDHDGIVQVVFHPREGPEAFRVADAVRSEYVLQVRGVVARRPAGTENPNLPTGEVEVRASEARVLNAARTPPFYVDDDSEVEELLRLKFRYLDLRRPRMHRNIVLRHRLAKAVRDFLSDRGFLEIETPVLTVPTPEGARDFLVPSRLHPGRFYALPQSPQQYKQILMVAGFERYFQLARCFRDEDLRADRQPEFTQLDLEWSFAEEEDILGLVEELMVSLVRHFRPDVNFPSPFPRLTYQESMERYGTDKPDLRYGLELHTFSDILAGTRFGVFKQVLAEGGEVRGLCLPGGAEASRRQIEEMTEVVKQLGAKGLVSFALAGEGDLDSLTPDDVRSPVARYFDVEEVRQMARRAGARRGDLLLLVADRPKVANRALDGLRRYLARRLGLADPRTFAFCFITDFPLLEWDEEDGRWYSVNHPFTAPKAEDLPLLEREPGRVRARAYDIVCNGWELGGGSIRIHERELQERVFRLLGLGPEEARAAFGHMLDAFEFGAPPHGGIALGFDRVVALFCGEDDIREVMAFPKTKSATEPMTGAPGPVTEDQLRELHLRLREE; encoded by the coding sequence ATGCTGAAGACCCATGCCTGCGGCAGTCTGGGCAGCCAGCATGTCGGCCAGGAGGTAGTGCTGGCGGGCTGGGTGCACCGACGTCGCGACCACGGCGGCCTCATCTTCGTCGACCTGCGCGACCACGATGGCATCGTGCAGGTGGTGTTCCACCCGCGGGAAGGCCCCGAGGCCTTCCGCGTGGCCGATGCGGTCCGTAGCGAATACGTCCTTCAAGTGCGGGGGGTCGTGGCCCGCCGGCCCGCCGGCACCGAAAACCCCAACCTGCCCACGGGCGAGGTGGAGGTGCGGGCCAGCGAAGCGCGGGTGCTCAATGCCGCCCGCACTCCACCCTTCTATGTCGACGACGACTCGGAGGTGGAGGAGCTGCTGCGCCTCAAGTTCCGCTATCTGGACCTGAGGCGGCCGCGCATGCACCGCAACATCGTCCTGCGCCATCGCCTGGCCAAGGCTGTGCGCGACTTCCTGTCCGACCGGGGATTCCTGGAGATCGAGACCCCCGTCCTGACGGTGCCGACGCCGGAGGGGGCACGCGACTTCCTGGTGCCCTCCCGCCTTCACCCGGGCCGCTTCTACGCCTTGCCCCAATCGCCACAGCAGTACAAGCAGATACTGATGGTGGCAGGCTTCGAGCGCTACTTCCAGCTGGCCCGCTGCTTCCGGGACGAGGACCTTCGTGCCGACCGCCAGCCCGAGTTCACCCAGCTGGACCTGGAGTGGAGCTTCGCCGAAGAGGAGGACATCCTGGGCCTCGTAGAGGAGCTGATGGTATCGCTGGTCAGGCACTTTCGTCCGGACGTGAATTTTCCATCCCCGTTCCCCCGTCTTACGTATCAGGAGAGCATGGAGCGCTACGGGACCGACAAGCCTGACCTGCGCTACGGCCTGGAGCTGCACACCTTCTCCGATATCCTGGCCGGCACCCGCTTCGGCGTCTTCAAGCAGGTCCTGGCCGAGGGCGGAGAGGTGCGCGGCCTGTGCCTGCCGGGAGGGGCCGAAGCCAGCCGTCGCCAGATAGAGGAGATGACAGAGGTGGTGAAGCAGCTGGGCGCCAAGGGCCTGGTCTCCTTCGCTCTGGCAGGCGAGGGCGACCTCGATTCCCTGACGCCGGACGATGTGCGCTCGCCCGTCGCCCGCTACTTCGACGTGGAAGAGGTGCGGCAGATGGCCCGGAGGGCAGGTGCCCGTCGCGGCGACCTGCTGCTGTTGGTGGCCGACCGGCCGAAGGTGGCCAACCGCGCTCTGGACGGCCTGCGCCGCTACCTCGCCCGCCGCCTGGGCCTGGCCGACCCCAGGACCTTCGCCTTCTGCTTCATCACCGACTTCCCCCTGCTGGAGTGGGACGAAGAGGACGGACGCTGGTATTCGGTGAACCACCCCTTCACCGCCCCCAAGGCGGAGGACCTGCCGCTTTTGGAGCGGGAGCCAGGCCGCGTCCGTGCCCGCGCCTACGACATAGTCTGCAACGGATGGGAGCTGGGTGGCGGCTCCATACGTATACACGAACGGGAGCTGCAGGAGAGGGTGTTTCGGTTGCTGGGCCTGGGGCCCGAGGAGGCGCGCGCCGCCTTCGGCCATATGCTGGACGCCTTCGAGTTCGGCGCCCCGCCTCACGGCGGCATCGCCCTGGGGTTCGACAGGGTGGTGGCCCTCTTCTGCGGCGAGGACGACATCCGCGAGGTGATGGCCTTCCCCAAGACCAAGTCGGCCACTGAGCCCATGACGGGTGCCCCTGGCCCCGTTACCGAGGACCAGCTCCGAGAGCTGCACCTGCGCCTGCGGGAGGAGTGA
- a CDS encoding peptide ABC transporter substrate-binding protein: protein MKELPKRPLLPILLLLAAPLLLLAACGGGGGPETPLPGGSLPGRQAGELRLFGPDPITLDPALATEVASASYIVEIFSGLVTFDRDLRIVPDIAERWEVSDDGRTYTFYLRRNAIFSDGSRAVTARDFKYSLERALNRRTGSTIALSYLGDIVGAREFRAGNASEVTGIQVVDDFTLRITIDAPKSYFLAKLTYPVAFVVKREQVEANPRGWTRQPIGTGPFRLAEWRLGERIVLEPNPHYYLQPKPSLSRVTFLLAGGSPLTSYENGEVDIAPVGLNDIERVRDPRDPLSREFQQVDELSTFYIGFNVRKPPLDDVRVRQALAMAIDKQALASVVLRDLVRPANGILPPGMPGYNPNLQGLPFDPQRARQLLDQAGGPARLQGLTLLTSGVGGTPGPIVDAIVAMWEQNLGVRIEVRLLDFGTFLTEIDRGNFDLFSLGWIADYVDPENFLDILFHSGSENNHTGYSNPEVDRLLEQARIEQDQNRRYSLYQQAEQIIVREAPWIPLYHSRDSFVVKPYVQGYTAAPFVVPHLRFVSLQR from the coding sequence ATGAAAGAGCTGCCAAAGAGGCCCCTGCTGCCCATCCTCCTTCTGCTGGCTGCGCCCCTCCTACTGCTGGCCGCCTGCGGCGGCGGGGGCGGCCCGGAGACCCCTCTTCCGGGCGGCAGCCTGCCCGGCCGCCAGGCGGGAGAGCTACGGCTGTTCGGACCCGACCCCATCACCCTCGACCCCGCCCTGGCCACCGAAGTAGCCTCGGCCAGCTACATCGTCGAGATCTTCAGCGGGCTGGTCACCTTCGACCGTGACCTGCGCATCGTCCCCGACATCGCCGAGCGCTGGGAGGTGAGCGACGACGGTCGCACGTACACCTTCTACCTGCGGCGCAACGCCATCTTCAGCGACGGCAGCAGGGCAGTGACGGCCCGCGACTTCAAGTACTCCCTAGAGCGGGCATTGAATCGGCGCACCGGCTCCACCATCGCCCTCTCTTACTTGGGCGACATCGTGGGAGCGAGGGAGTTCCGGGCCGGGAACGCCAGCGAGGTGACGGGCATCCAGGTGGTGGACGACTTCACCCTGCGCATCACCATCGATGCACCCAAGAGCTACTTCCTGGCCAAGCTCACCTACCCGGTGGCCTTCGTAGTCAAGCGGGAGCAGGTGGAGGCCAATCCTCGCGGCTGGACGCGCCAGCCCATAGGCACCGGCCCCTTCCGCCTGGCCGAGTGGCGGCTGGGAGAGCGCATCGTCTTGGAGCCCAACCCCCATTATTACCTGCAACCCAAGCCCAGCCTGTCGCGAGTCACCTTCCTCCTGGCCGGCGGCTCCCCCCTCACCTCTTACGAGAACGGCGAAGTGGACATCGCCCCCGTGGGACTCAATGACATCGAGCGGGTGCGGGACCCCCGCGACCCCCTCAGTCGCGAGTTCCAGCAGGTGGACGAGCTCTCCACCTTCTACATCGGCTTCAACGTGCGTAAGCCTCCCCTGGACGACGTGCGGGTGCGCCAGGCCCTGGCCATGGCCATCGACAAGCAGGCCCTGGCAAGCGTGGTGCTGCGCGACCTGGTGCGCCCGGCCAACGGCATCCTCCCTCCGGGCATGCCGGGCTACAACCCCAACTTGCAGGGGTTGCCCTTCGACCCGCAGCGGGCGCGGCAGCTGCTGGACCAGGCCGGCGGCCCGGCGCGCCTGCAGGGGCTGACGCTCCTCACCTCGGGCGTGGGCGGCACGCCGGGACCCATCGTCGATGCCATCGTGGCCATGTGGGAGCAGAACCTGGGCGTGCGCATCGAGGTGAGGTTGCTGGACTTCGGCACCTTCCTGACGGAGATCGACCGGGGCAACTTCGACCTCTTCAGCCTTGGCTGGATCGCCGACTACGTGGACCCGGAGAACTTCCTGGACATCCTCTTTCACAGCGGCAGCGAGAACAACCATACGGGTTACTCCAACCCCGAGGTGGACAGGCTGCTGGAGCAGGCGCGAATAGAACAGGACCAGAACCGTCGCTACTCGCTCTATCAGCAGGCGGAGCAGATCATCGTCCGCGAGGCGCCCTGGATACCGCTCTACCACTCGCGCGACTCCTTCGTGGTCAAGCCCTACGTCCAGGGCTACACCGCCGCGCCCTTCGTGGTTCCCCATCTGCGTTTCGTCTCCCTGCAGCGCTGA
- a CDS encoding ABC transporter permease has protein sequence MARAGLWTYVLHRLLWAPLVLFLVSLIAFALGRFGPGDPVRVLAGQHRDPEVIEEIRRERGLDQNFFVQYGRYMAGVLRGDLGTSFRYQGLPVWEVIKPRLWVTFQYNMLALVLVFALGIPAGVWAAMYQGTWRDPFVIGVLLAFAAIPVLVMVPVLQFLFALKLRWLPVGGWQVREFFGFLELGILSKNIVIPLLALTLPGLAGVARLVRAQVLEVLGEDYVRTARAKGLGEFVVVTRHVLRNALLPIATLMGFALVGLLSGSIFLETLLGIPGIGSYAVEAVNARDYDGIMALVLLTGAAFVVANLVVDVLYAFIDPRVRLGAEAQA, from the coding sequence ATGGCCAGGGCCGGGCTCTGGACCTACGTGCTGCATCGCCTTCTCTGGGCGCCGCTGGTGCTCTTCCTGGTGAGCCTCATCGCCTTCGCCCTGGGCCGTTTCGGGCCCGGCGACCCGGTGCGGGTGCTGGCGGGACAGCACCGAGACCCTGAAGTCATCGAGGAGATACGGCGGGAGCGGGGGCTGGACCAGAACTTCTTCGTGCAATACGGCCGCTATATGGCCGGCGTCCTGCGCGGCGACCTGGGCACCAGCTTTCGTTATCAGGGACTGCCAGTATGGGAGGTCATCAAGCCACGGCTGTGGGTGACCTTCCAGTACAACATGCTGGCGCTGGTGCTCGTGTTCGCTCTGGGCATACCGGCCGGCGTGTGGGCGGCCATGTACCAGGGCACCTGGCGCGATCCCTTCGTCATCGGGGTGCTGCTGGCCTTCGCCGCCATCCCCGTGCTGGTGATGGTGCCGGTGCTGCAGTTCCTCTTCGCCCTGAAGCTGCGCTGGCTTCCTGTAGGGGGATGGCAGGTAAGGGAGTTCTTCGGCTTCCTGGAGCTGGGCATCCTGAGCAAGAACATCGTCATCCCCCTGCTGGCCCTGACGCTCCCCGGCCTGGCAGGGGTGGCCCGGCTGGTGCGGGCGCAGGTGCTGGAGGTGCTGGGGGAGGACTACGTGCGCACCGCCCGCGCCAAGGGCCTGGGCGAGTTCGTGGTGGTGACACGACATGTGCTGCGCAACGCCCTGCTGCCCATCGCCACCCTGATGGGCTTCGCCCTGGTCGGCCTGCTCTCGGGCTCCATATTCCTGGAGACGCTCCTGGGCATCCCGGGCATCGGCTCCTACGCCGTGGAGGCCGTCAACGCCCGCGACTACGACGGCATCATGGCCCTGGTGCTGCTCACGGGCGCCGCCTTCGTGGTGGCCAACCTGGTGGTGGACGTGCTCTACGCCTTCATCGACCCCCGCGTGCGCCTCGGTGCGGAGGCCCAGGCATGA
- a CDS encoding ABC transporter permease produces MTTAAAAPPAAPAVPREAPSFWRRFLRKRLAVASLLVILVVYGTGLLAPWVAPYSFRHQDLGNTFAGPSREHPLGTDRLGRDVLSRLIWSAQTTVIVSACSLLLGGLALGVGLGLLAGYAGGRVDNLIMRLGDVLFALPDIMLLLLITATVRPRVDAFFRDFERWSGIGGIRESGAPDYVLIFGALSLFSWVGMARVVRSQVLALRESEFVLAARALGASTGHILARHLLPNVSPLVIVAATGILGTAAGAEVALSFLGIGVQPPHPSFGVMIIENAGPRNMLAHPNLLFVPAAVVGVLLVAFAFLGDALNDLLSPRRR; encoded by the coding sequence ATGACCACGGCCGCCGCGGCGCCGCCAGCGGCCCCCGCCGTCCCCAGGGAGGCGCCGAGCTTCTGGCGCCGCTTCCTGCGCAAGCGACTGGCGGTGGCCTCGCTGCTGGTCATCCTGGTCGTCTACGGGACGGGGCTGCTGGCGCCCTGGGTGGCGCCCTACAGCTTCCGCCATCAGGACCTGGGCAACACCTTCGCCGGGCCCAGCCGCGAGCATCCCCTGGGCACCGACCGCCTGGGCCGCGACGTGCTCAGCCGTCTCATCTGGTCGGCCCAGACGACGGTGATCGTCAGCGCCTGCTCGCTGCTGCTGGGCGGGCTGGCCCTGGGCGTGGGGCTGGGGCTGCTGGCGGGCTACGCCGGCGGACGGGTGGACAACCTGATCATGCGCCTGGGCGACGTGCTCTTCGCCCTGCCCGACATCATGCTGTTGCTGCTCATCACGGCCACGGTGCGGCCGCGGGTGGACGCCTTCTTCCGCGACTTCGAGCGCTGGAGCGGCATCGGCGGCATCCGCGAGTCGGGGGCGCCCGACTACGTGCTCATCTTCGGCGCCCTGTCCCTCTTCAGCTGGGTGGGCATGGCGCGGGTGGTGCGCTCGCAGGTGCTGGCCCTGCGCGAGAGCGAGTTCGTGCTGGCGGCGCGGGCTTTGGGCGCCTCCACCGGGCACATCCTGGCCCGCCACCTGCTGCCCAACGTCTCCCCCCTGGTCATCGTGGCCGCCACCGGCATCCTGGGCACGGCGGCGGGGGCGGAGGTGGCCCTCTCCTTTCTGGGCATCGGCGTGCAGCCGCCCCACCCCAGCTTCGGGGTGATGATCATCGAGAACGCGGGGCCACGCAACATGCTGGCCCACCCCAACCTGCTGTTCGTGCCGGCGGCGGTGGTGGGGGTGCTGCTGGTGGCCTTCGCCTTTCTGGGCGACGCCCTCAACGACCTCCTCAGCCCCCGCCGCCGCTGA
- the tig gene encoding trigger factor: protein MKVSAERTQDCQAVLEIRVEPEHLEPYLERAYRRLVQRTEVPGFRRGKAPRVMLERYLGRHRLLHEALDILVPEVVRQAMDQEGIEPFDRPTVEVLQEEPPVIKATVPLAPVVELGDYRSLRVPRPQAEVSPEEVDEALEELRRRYALHEPVDRPVQWGDIVRLDVRVEANGRTLVDEEDVELRLRQGMTLVLPGLAEGIIGAAKGEEKAFELQVPEDYPRRELAGRTAQVTVRIHEVKEERLPDLDDDFARQVGEGFPDLAALRRRLEEDIRQRKQQELESSYRLQAVDALVQAAERIEYPPVLLEQEMERLLRDEARAAGRDVDRYLEQLRRTPEEAWQELRPRAEERLRRSLALSKLAELEGIQVSDDEVQAEIDAITVGGGAEAQQLRALLESPAGRDSIRRSLLTRKTLDRLVEIVSGSEPEAAPAGAQEVETDDQ from the coding sequence GTGAAGGTCAGCGCCGAGCGCACCCAGGACTGTCAGGCCGTCCTGGAGATCCGAGTCGAGCCTGAGCACCTGGAGCCCTACCTGGAGAGGGCCTATCGTCGCCTCGTCCAGCGCACCGAAGTCCCGGGCTTCCGTCGCGGCAAGGCCCCCCGCGTAATGCTGGAGCGCTACCTGGGGCGCCACCGCCTCCTGCACGAGGCCCTGGACATCCTGGTACCCGAGGTCGTCCGCCAGGCCATGGACCAGGAGGGCATCGAGCCCTTCGACCGGCCCACGGTGGAGGTGCTGCAGGAGGAGCCTCCAGTCATCAAGGCCACGGTGCCCCTGGCACCGGTGGTGGAGCTGGGCGACTACCGCTCCCTACGGGTGCCCAGGCCCCAGGCGGAGGTCTCGCCGGAGGAGGTGGACGAGGCCCTCGAGGAGCTGCGGCGTCGCTATGCCCTCCACGAACCGGTGGACCGTCCTGTGCAGTGGGGCGACATAGTGCGCCTGGACGTGCGCGTGGAGGCCAACGGCCGCACCCTGGTGGACGAGGAGGACGTGGAGCTGCGCCTGCGCCAGGGCATGACCCTGGTGCTGCCCGGACTGGCCGAGGGCATCATCGGCGCGGCCAAGGGTGAGGAGAAGGCCTTCGAGCTGCAGGTGCCCGAGGACTACCCCAGGCGAGAACTGGCGGGCCGCACCGCCCAGGTCACCGTCCGCATTCACGAGGTGAAGGAGGAGCGCCTGCCCGACCTGGACGACGATTTCGCCCGCCAGGTGGGCGAAGGCTTCCCCGATCTGGCTGCCCTGCGCCGCCGCCTGGAGGAGGACATCCGTCAGAGAAAGCAGCAGGAACTGGAGTCCTCTTATCGCCTGCAGGCCGTGGACGCCCTGGTGCAGGCAGCCGAGCGTATCGAATATCCCCCCGTGCTCCTGGAGCAGGAGATGGAACGGCTGCTGCGGGACGAGGCCCGTGCCGCCGGCCGCGACGTGGACCGCTACCTTGAGCAGCTCCGCCGCACCCCCGAGGAGGCATGGCAGGAGCTGCGGCCCCGCGCCGAGGAGCGCCTGCGCCGCTCCCTGGCCCTCTCCAAGCTGGCCGAACTGGAAGGGATCCAGGTCTCCGACGACGAGGTCCAGGCCGAGATAGATGCCATAACGGTCGGAGGCGGGGCCGAGGCCCAGCAGCTGCGAGCGCTGCTGGAGTCGCCAGCAGGGCGCGACTCCATCCGCCGCTCCCTGCTGACACGCAAGACCCTGGACCGACTGGTAGAGATCGTCTCCGGCAGCGAGCCGGAAGCCGCCCCTGCCGGAGCACAGGAGGTAGAGACTGATGACCAGTGA